One Desulfocurvibacter africanus subsp. africanus DSM 2603 DNA segment encodes these proteins:
- a CDS encoding ABC transporter ATP-binding protein, producing the protein MGRHLWRLVPFARPYTKRILTGLATNAMARLFDLLPLVLVGQVVDLITPGANGLALAATEPHLFWVYGLAVLGGFLGLALCQSASDYALDSMAQMVRHDIRGRLYEHIQRLDVAFFEERQTGDIMSVVSSDVDTLENFFADVSTSIVRLVITFTGTYAVLFWLDWRLALLLLAPLPFAVAAVRFFAKRVQPRYRQARRAVAAINSIIENNLQGIGVIQAYTAEGPQAERVLAQSAEYRDAAIHAAAERARFLPIIYVLAGLSFGTLIALGGWLTFTDQGPSVGDFTSFILLAMRLVLPLFVFGMLINQIQRSEAAAQRIMELLDTEPAIRDRPDAKPLAERPSCVEFRDVRFDYKGREQIINGVGFALGTGRLIGVVGPTGAGKSTLVKLLLRYYEPDSGQILVDGLPLTGLALESFRRYVGYVSQDPFLFFGPVLDNIRLGSPEASDEDVRHATEVAGADEFIQGLPQGYQTLVGERGLKLSGGQRQRISLARAILRDPAILLLDEATASVDTRTEEIIQRNMDRLRAGRMILAVAHRLSTVRNADEILVLVDGLVVERGRHEELVRKGGVYAGLWSVQSGEGAPVSSVAQTADQEA; encoded by the coding sequence TTGGGTCGCCATCTGTGGCGGCTCGTGCCCTTCGCACGTCCTTACACCAAGCGTATCCTCACGGGTCTGGCAACCAACGCCATGGCCCGCCTGTTTGATCTTCTACCGCTGGTCCTCGTGGGCCAAGTGGTGGACCTCATCACTCCCGGAGCCAACGGCCTGGCCCTGGCCGCGACCGAACCGCACCTGTTCTGGGTCTACGGCCTGGCCGTACTCGGGGGGTTTCTGGGCTTGGCGCTATGCCAATCCGCCAGCGACTATGCCCTCGACTCCATGGCCCAGATGGTGCGCCATGACATCCGCGGCCGGCTGTACGAGCATATCCAGCGGCTGGACGTAGCCTTCTTCGAGGAACGCCAGACAGGCGACATCATGTCCGTGGTCTCCTCGGATGTTGACACCCTGGAAAATTTCTTCGCCGACGTATCCACTTCGATAGTGCGCCTGGTCATCACCTTCACCGGCACCTACGCGGTGCTGTTCTGGCTGGACTGGCGACTGGCGCTGCTGCTGCTCGCCCCTCTGCCCTTCGCGGTCGCGGCCGTGCGCTTCTTCGCCAAGCGCGTGCAGCCTCGCTACCGCCAAGCCCGTCGCGCCGTGGCCGCCATCAACTCGATCATCGAGAACAACCTGCAGGGCATAGGCGTGATCCAGGCCTACACGGCCGAGGGCCCGCAGGCCGAGCGCGTTCTGGCCCAATCCGCCGAGTACCGCGACGCGGCCATTCACGCGGCGGCCGAACGAGCGCGCTTCCTGCCGATCATCTACGTGCTTGCCGGCCTGTCCTTCGGAACGCTCATCGCCCTGGGCGGCTGGCTGACCTTCACGGACCAAGGGCCCAGCGTGGGCGATTTCACGTCCTTCATCCTGCTGGCCATGCGTCTGGTGCTGCCCTTGTTCGTCTTCGGCATGCTCATCAACCAGATCCAGCGCTCCGAAGCCGCAGCCCAGCGCATCATGGAGCTGTTGGACACGGAGCCCGCCATCCGCGACCGGCCCGACGCCAAGCCCCTGGCCGAGCGTCCGTCCTGCGTGGAGTTCCGCGACGTGCGCTTCGACTACAAGGGCCGCGAACAGATCATAAACGGCGTGGGCTTCGCCTTGGGGACAGGACGCCTGATCGGCGTGGTAGGTCCCACGGGCGCGGGCAAGTCCACGCTGGTCAAGCTTCTCCTGCGCTACTACGAACCGGACTCGGGCCAGATACTGGTGGATGGCTTGCCCTTGACCGGCCTGGCTCTGGAGAGCTTCCGCCGCTATGTGGGCTATGTATCCCAGGACCCATTCCTGTTCTTTGGCCCGGTGCTGGACAATATCCGTCTCGGCTCGCCCGAGGCGTCCGACGAGGACGTGCGCCATGCGACCGAAGTTGCCGGAGCCGACGAGTTCATTCAGGGTCTGCCCCAAGGCTATCAGACCCTGGTGGGCGAGCGGGGCCTGAAACTATCCGGCGGTCAGCGCCAGCGTATCTCCCTTGCCCGCGCCATTCTGCGCGATCCGGCCATCCTGCTGCTGGACGAGGCCACGGCCAGCGTGGACACGCGCACCGAAGAGATCATCCAGCGCAACATGGACCGCTTGCGGGCAGGCCGCATGATCCTGGCCGTGGCGCACAGGCTGTCCACGGTACGCAACGCGGACGAGATACTGGTGCTCGTGGATGGCCTGGTCGTGGAACGCGGAAGGCATGAGGAACTGGTGCGGAAAGGCGGGGTTTATGCGGGTCTGTGGAGCGTGCAGAGCGGAGAAGGCGCGCCAGTCTCGTCTGTAGCGCAAACCGCTGACCAGGAAGCTTGA
- a CDS encoding ChaN family lipoprotein codes for MGLAVRPIVRLFIIAVSLAWLASCAAGPGRAPTPVAPSASKGRQAVPPAGTEPGSLFNAKGQRITHKAFAELAAKHDYILLGESHGSRCDHISQAALIRAMAAQGSGPVVGLEMVDVTRQDILDEFADDILDAQVVEERLDWQKAWGYGFDLYEPIFLAAKEHKLPMAALNLPQTIIAQVSAEGLNSLSPEETILLPESIVPPPAEQAKVLEDVFTQHSSGEDMDKLEAGLRHERFFLIQSLWDSKMAEQAVEARRNFARPVAIVAGAGHVEFGWGIAHRLRTYDPGAKILLVLPWRGKEPREGADVFYYCPATHRSSMGMVLQEEGQRVIVMDVDDDSRAGNAGLQVGDVITMAGATPVTSLWDLHKAGVEAHKAGKPLTLTVLRDSRLLTLDLGKLGKAGEP; via the coding sequence GTGGGATTAGCCGTAAGACCCATCGTTCGACTGTTCATAATCGCCGTGTCCCTGGCCTGGCTCGCGTCATGCGCGGCCGGGCCGGGCCGCGCGCCGACTCCGGTCGCTCCTTCCGCATCCAAGGGCCGTCAGGCCGTCCCGCCCGCGGGCACTGAACCAGGCAGCCTGTTCAACGCCAAGGGCCAGCGCATCACGCACAAGGCATTCGCCGAACTGGCCGCCAAGCATGACTACATCCTGCTTGGCGAAAGCCACGGCAGCCGCTGTGACCACATCTCCCAGGCCGCGCTTATCCGGGCCATGGCCGCTCAAGGCTCCGGTCCCGTCGTTGGTCTTGAGATGGTCGACGTAACGCGCCAGGATATCCTGGACGAGTTCGCCGACGACATTCTCGACGCCCAGGTGGTGGAAGAGCGATTGGACTGGCAGAAGGCCTGGGGCTACGGCTTCGATCTCTACGAGCCCATTTTTCTGGCTGCCAAGGAACATAAGCTGCCCATGGCGGCTCTCAACCTGCCTCAGACGATCATCGCGCAGGTCAGCGCGGAAGGCCTGAATTCCCTGAGCCCCGAAGAGACCATTCTGTTGCCCGAGAGTATCGTGCCGCCGCCGGCGGAGCAGGCCAAGGTTCTGGAGGATGTCTTTACGCAGCACAGCTCCGGCGAGGACATGGACAAACTGGAAGCCGGGCTGCGTCATGAGCGCTTCTTCCTTATCCAATCCCTGTGGGACAGCAAGATGGCCGAGCAGGCCGTGGAAGCGCGCAGGAACTTCGCGCGGCCAGTGGCCATCGTGGCCGGCGCGGGCCATGTGGAGTTCGGCTGGGGCATCGCCCACCGTCTGCGGACCTACGATCCAGGCGCGAAGATCCTGCTAGTGCTGCCCTGGCGCGGCAAGGAGCCCCGCGAAGGCGCGGATGTCTTCTATTATTGTCCGGCCACGCACCGCAGCTCCATGGGCATGGTCCTTCAAGAAGAAGGTCAGCGCGTCATAGTCATGGACGTGGATGACGATTCCCGGGCAGGAAACGCGGGCCTGCAGGTCGGCGATGTCATCACCATGGCCGGCGCAACGCCCGTGACCAGCCTGTGGGACCTGCACAAGGCAGGCGTGGAGGCGCACAAGGCCGGCAAGCCCCTGACTCTGACCGTGCTGCGCGACTCGAGGCTGCTGACATTGGACCTGGGAAAGCTTGGCAAGGCTGGGGAACCGTAG